The Cognaticolwellia beringensis genome segment TCATCTCCTCGTTGGCAATGTGCCATCAGTGCTAATAAATTCGCTTGGGTGCCCGAACTGCAAAACATGGCATTAGCAAAACCGTGTCGTTTTGCTGCCCAAGATTCGAGTTCGTTGACTGTTGGGTCGTCGCCATAAACATCGTCACCGACTTCGGCATTTGCCATCGCATTGCGCATAGTTTTACTGGGACGAGTTACGGTATCTGAGCGAAAATCAATCATGGTCAACCTTTCTAATTAACTTGGAATAAACAAATTTTTAATAGCATGAAAACACCATTACTTCAAACTCATGTGGTCATGGAGAAACCTTCATCCTGAATATAAAAAAGGCATCCAATAAGATGCCTTAAATTCATAAGTGTTTAATGAGTATTATTCTTCTTCAGGTAGTTCTGCGTTGTGATAAATATTTTGCACGTCATCACAATCTTCTAGCATATTGATGAATTTTTCGAAATTAGCTAAGTCATCTTCACCAGAAATTTCAGTATAGGTTTGTGGAACCCACGTAATTTCTTCAACTTCTAGTTCAACATCAGCCATGTTTTCGGCAAATTCGGTTTTAAGCTTAAAAAATTCAGTATGAGGGGCATAAACCGTAATAATACCGTCTTCAAGCTCAACATCAGTTACATCGATGTCAGCCATCATTAAATTCTCTAATACCGTTTCATCGTCTTCACCTTTGAAAGCAAATACGGCTTGATGATCAAACATGTGTGAAACTGTGCCTGATGAACCAATTTTTGAATAAGTTTTAGTAAAACATTGGCGAACATCTTTAATCGTACGATTACCGTTATCAGTTAAACAGTCAATAATTACCATGCAGTTACCAGGGCCAAAGCCTTCGTAGCGTGATTCTACGTAATCTTCACCGCCGACGCCTGTAGCTTTTTCTAATGCTTTTTCAATAACATGTGTAGGAACTTGGTCTTTTTTTGCTTTTTCAATAGTGCGGCGCAAAGAAAGGTTGCCATCGGGGTCAACACCGCCATTTTTTGCTAGTACATAAATTTCTTTACCGTACTTTGAATAAACTTTAGTTTTTTGGCCCGCAGTTTTAGCCATTGATAACTTACGGTTTTGGTATGCTCTGCCCATCTGAATACGTCTCGTTGCTGATAATTAAAATTTCTATGCGCTAGATTCTAACGGGTAGCGCCGGCTATTTCTAGTACTTAGCCCATTTGAGCTTTCAAAATGTAAAAAAGCGTGCAAATATCTACCATAATTAAAGCAGTGATTTGCTAAAAATATTTCCAGTTTAGCTATTAGTCATTGTTTAATGGAATAGTGTTTAATGGAGTGGTGAGTTGAATATAATTTTTGTCGCTGATATCTTTGGCTTAACTGATGAGTTTGAACACTTCTGCCAGCAAGCTATAACGCATGTTAAACAATTACTGTCAGAAGCGGATTCGCTTGCTGTTGAATGGCATATGATTGGCCCTTATCATAAACAACCTGCGTTATTTTCTTGTGAGCAAGATGCTTATCAATATTTTATTAAAAACGTTACTTTAGAAGGCTATGTTAAAAAGCTTGAACAAAAACTGTTGGCAGTAACTGGCATTAAGCTATTGGTGGGTTTTAGTGTTGGCGGCAGTGCCATATGGCAGTTACATGGCCAACAAAGTAATACAGAGCAAAGTAGTACAGAGAAAAGTAGTGCAGAGAAAAGTACAACGGCTATTTGCTTTTATAGCAGCCAAATTCGTCATATGACCCAATTAACCCCCCACATACCTATCACGATGATTTTACCTCGCGCAGAACAACATTTTTCAATAGAGGACCTGCGAGTCGAGTTAGGAAAAAAATCAACAGTAACAATAGAGCAAAGCGAATACTTACACGGCTTTATGAATAAATTATCAGTTAACTATCATCCATTTGCTTACCAATACTATACCAAAAGACTTGCTGAACTTTTGGCCAGTAATATTCACACTAACGTTAATGATAAATAGATAAACCCAACTCCTCGGCTAGGCAAGCCACTAAGTTTGTGCCAATGACTGAGTTACCAAAAGAGTTTAAAGGCGGGCTCCAAGTACAAATTACGCCGTAGTTAGGCACAATCGCAATAACACCACCACCAACGCCACTTTTAGCAGGTAAACCAATCGAAAAAGCAAACTGTCCTGACTGATCATACATGCCACTGGTTGATAATATTGCGTTAACGCGGTGAGCATCTCTTGGCGAACAAATTATTTTTTTAGTTCTCGGGTCAACACCTTTATTCGCTAGGAACAATAAACTTGTCGCTAATTGTTCGCAACTCATTGCAACAGCGCATTGAGTAAAGTAATGGCTCAACACATCGGGTATTTCCGCCTGTATATTGCCAAAACTTTTCATTAAATACGCTAATGCAGCATTACGATTACCATGTGCTAATTCTGACTGGTAAACATGATTATCGATAAATACTGAGTCATCATGAGCTAGCTTGCGCATAAAGCTTAAAAAAGCTAATTTACTAGAAGAAAAGTGGCTAACTAGTACGTCAGCCACCAACAATGCACCAGCATTTATCACTGGATTTCTAGGAATACCCTTTTCCCACTCTAATTGAATAATAGAATTAAAGGGTTGCCCAGATGGCTCCATATTTACTCTATCCCACAATTCATCTCCGATTCGCTTCATTGCCATTACCAAACCAAAGACTTTCGAAATACTTTGAATGGAGAAGGCTTCTTGATAGTCGCCAGCGCCAACACATTTACCGTCTATAGTGGTAACACATACCCCCATTTTTTTTGCACTAACTTCAGCTAAGGCTGGAATATAGTCGGCTACTTTTCCTTGAGTATAAAGGCTTTGCTGCGATGCCAGTAAGGCTTGCAATTTAACTTGTAAGTTAGAAATGTCTTTTATCATATAGCGGACTTTTTTATCATTTTGATTACGGAAATAAAGTATGGGAGGCGTACATTATGCACATAAAGTCATATATGCCTAGCCCTTTGTCAGCGTAGATATATTGGGGGAGGGAATTTTTTAGTATGCTGTATTTTTATGCTATGGAAGTTTCGATATTAAAATAATTAGAGAGTTGATTTTATTTGATTTTGGTTGATTACAACGTCAGCTAAGTCATGTTCTTACGACATTTTATTTAGCTGCGTTGTATGGGTGAATTGACATTATTCATTAAACTACGGATGCGTTGATAAGCTATCGTAATGAGTAATGTTGCTTTTTTATTCAATGTCCCACTGACTAATTGATATATGCTTAATTTCAATTATAAGCTGCATTGTTGAGCTGATGGCATGAATAAGATTAAAGATCATTTTAGGCTCCTAGTATGAATTGTAAGGAATTAATCAGATAACTCTGATGTGCTCTCTACTTGCTGTATAGGTAACAGTCTTTTAAATTTTTGTAAGTTACCCGATGTGATTGGATTTTTGTCCATTTCAACGGCAAATTCAAAATCTTTTAAAGCAGCCGTTATCTGGTTTTTTCTATAACGAGCGACACCACGGTTACTGTAATTTAAAGCTGTTAAATACTTAACTCTATTACTCTTATGTTCTACAGACTCTAAACTAGTAATAGCTTCAGTACAGACTGTTTCAGTCTTATCGCTATGTTTAGATTTAGATTGCAAATATGCAACGCACAAGTTCATTTTATTAGCATAAAAATCTTGATTTTTTTTGTTAGCGGTTAACTTCTTTATGCCAGACTCAACTTTACCTTCTGTAAGGTCTGACGTACCGATGGCACCTTTTACTATCGCTACTTGAAATATTTCATCATTGGCGAAAGTGGTATGAGTGGCACTTAATAACAAAGTGGCTAATAGGGTGTTTTTCAATGTAAGTTTCTTCATCTTGTTTTCTCTATATTCGTTGCGCATCAAATTGATACAGGGCTAATATAAAGTGCTGTGTATTGACTGACAAACGATTAGAATACACCTATCAAGTGAATTTAATTCACTTGTACTTCAGTGCTTTAAAAGTACAAGTTCATCAATGTTGTTCTATTAAAAATTAACGGTTAATAACTGTGTGTTGAGCTATTTATGATAAATAAAATTAGACATTAAATTTTTATTCATCATAAATAGTGAAAGTTTGTTTTACCCATTTTGCGAACAAAGTCAGTTCGGTATGGTTATCCATATTTTCATGTTGAATAAGATAATATTTATCGTTGGTATTTAATTCTTCGTCAAACAACTTTACCAATAGCTGTTCGCTGAACCAGGCTTTGCTCATTGGTAATGGCACTAATGCTATTCCCATGCCTTGCTGTGCAGCTCTTGCGACGCCAAACATACTGTCAAATTGAATGATTTGTTTAGGATCAAAATCATCAACATTGTTTTTGTCAGCCCATTGATGCCAAGACCAGGGACGCGATCTATGTAAAATTAACGGCGTAGTTTTCAAAGCGGCAAAGCCGGTATTTTTTAACTTCTTATAAAGTCTCTTGTTACACGCTGGTGCATATCGAATTGGAAATAGCTCTTGCACTATTTTTGCGTTTGGTTTGCCATTGGTAAGTACGATAGATAAGTCTGCCGACTGTGATGGCGCACTCCCAGACTTTACGGTTTCGAGTTGCAGGTTAATGGTTGGGTTGCTTTCAGACCACTCTGATAACCGAGGAATAAATAATTCACTAGCAAAAAATTCCGGCAAACTGATGACAATAGTCTGATTTTGTTGCTTTTGAGTGAATTCTGATATGGTCGACTCTAACTGGTTAATTATCGGTTGAATCGACTGATAAAACTGTTTTCCAGCACTGGTAAGCTCAATAGTTCTGGTGCCACGGTTGAATAGAACGATCCCTAATTGTGATTCTAGTTGTTTTATTTGATGGCTAACTGCCGAAGGTGTTAAAAATAATTGTGAGGCTGCATGTTTAAAACTTAAACATTTTGACGCTACGCAAAATGAGCGCAGGCCACGTATAGGTGTTTGAATTGACATAGTTAACATTTTTTATTGAAGACAAAGCCTAAATGCAAAACTCAAGCCGCAATTCAAGGTGCTGATTATAAAGACTTTACTTTTATTTTTGAGTGTTAAGTTGTCATTAGCTGCACCATGATAGTAAGTTTGCACCAAAATAATGTTTTACTAAAAAATATAGAAAAAAAAGGACATCAACAGATGTCCTTGAAATAAAGCAAATTAATCATTTAAAAATGTTGTGTCGAATCGGGGAAGATCCAAAAACAAGTTCATCTTAAAGTCATTTTTCTCGGCAGACAAACGAGATAAATTCATTTACTAAGTGAATTAATTTCACTCATTATTCATAAAAATAATAGAGGTATTAAACCAACGATACTTTATCTTTTACTATGCTAATCATTTACTTGAATAAATATTCTTAATAATAATTCTACTATTTAAATTAAATTGTTTGATCGAGAAGAAACTTGCTTCAAATGCTTTTGGACTCATCGTTGATATTTTATACAGAAAATACTCCTTGTAGGGGTTTTCCCCTGCGTGTACTAGGGACAGATCCTGATAGTAACTCACGTCCAAATACCGTCCAATGAATGATGTAGATAAAACATACTTTCAGAGACAGGTGGATACAAAAGATGAAAACATTAATTAAAAATATGGCATTAACTATGTCAATCGCAGGTATCAGTCTAAACGCAACAGCTGCAGCTGTTATCGGCTCTCAGCTAGAACAACAACTTCAAAACATGACAGCTTTAGATAGCGCTATGGTAGTTGTTTCTTATGATCAACTCGACGCACTAACTACGTCGCAATTACAAAACTTATTAAATATAGGCTTGGTGCAAGGGGTTCAATTTAAATCTTTACCCATTATTGGTGTAATGGCGAGTCCTTTTCAGATTAATCAATTAGCCGCAATGCCAGGTGTGCGTTCAGTTTTTGCAAACCGTACACTTGAGTACTTTAACGCAGAAGCACGTGAGATAACTGGCGTGGAAAAGCTGCAATCAGACAGCTTTGCAGCTAAAAATGGTATTAAATTTACCGGGAAAGGCGTTACCGTTATTGTTAACGATTCAGGCATCGACGCGACATTAGATGATTTAGAATACGGCGCTAAAGTAGTTGAAAATGTGCAAGGTGTAACACATGCACAAGCGATTTCATTAACGGGTGTTGATGGTATGTGGATTGAAGGCCAACGTAATACCGATTTAAATGTCGGGCACGGAACGCATGTTGCCGGCACTGTTGGTGGTTGGGGAACACACTCTAATGGCAAATACAAAGGAGCTGCTACAGGCGCAGATATTGTTGGTTATGGCTCTGGTGCCGGCCTTTCTATTTTAGATGCGCTAGGCGGTTATGATTATGCTATTAGCCATATTTGGGATTTTAACTCTCCTATTCGTGTTATGGGTAACTCTTGGGGCTCAAGTGGTAAATATGAACCCGCAGGTCCTATTTCATTAGCGTCTTATAAAGCTCACAAATTAGGTTTGATCTCGGTATTTGCTGCCGGTAACAGTGGTGCAGGTGAAGACACACATAATCCTTACGCACAAATTCCATGGGGTATGTCAGTTGGTGCAAGCACTAAAACTGGCGA includes the following:
- the glsB gene encoding glutaminase B codes for the protein MIKDISNLQVKLQALLASQQSLYTQGKVADYIPALAEVSAKKMGVCVTTIDGKCVGAGDYQEAFSIQSISKVFGLVMAMKRIGDELWDRVNMEPSGQPFNSIIQLEWEKGIPRNPVINAGALLVADVLVSHFSSSKLAFLSFMRKLAHDDSVFIDNHVYQSELAHGNRNAALAYLMKSFGNIQAEIPDVLSHYFTQCAVAMSCEQLATSLLFLANKGVDPRTKKIICSPRDAHRVNAILSTSGMYDQSGQFAFSIGLPAKSGVGGGVIAIVPNYGVICTWSPPLNSFGNSVIGTNLVACLAEELGLSIYH
- a CDS encoding LysR family transcriptional regulator, translated to MQTPIRGLRSFCVASKCLSFKHAASQLFLTPSAVSHQIKQLESQLGIVLFNRGTRTIELTSAGKQFYQSIQPIINQLESTISEFTQKQQNQTIVISLPEFFASELFIPRLSEWSESNPTINLQLETVKSGSAPSQSADLSIVLTNGKPNAKIVQELFPIRYAPACNKRLYKKLKNTGFAALKTTPLILHRSRPWSWHQWADKNNVDDFDPKQIIQFDSMFGVARAAQQGMGIALVPLPMSKAWFSEQLLVKLFDEELNTNDKYYLIQHENMDNHTELTLFAKWVKQTFTIYDE
- a CDS encoding YebC/PmpR family DNA-binding transcriptional regulator, whose product is MGRAYQNRKLSMAKTAGQKTKVYSKYGKEIYVLAKNGGVDPDGNLSLRRTIEKAKKDQVPTHVIEKALEKATGVGGEDYVESRYEGFGPGNCMVIIDCLTDNGNRTIKDVRQCFTKTYSKIGSSGTVSHMFDHQAVFAFKGEDDETVLENLMMADIDVTDVELEDGIITVYAPHTEFFKLKTEFAENMADVELEVEEITWVPQTYTEISGEDDLANFEKFINMLEDCDDVQNIYHNAELPEEE